A single Pagrus major chromosome 19, Pma_NU_1.0 DNA region contains:
- the LOC141014883 gene encoding protein NLRC3-like, protein MRKTEGSVSVEEQLSCCPVLVSQTNTVQTDSVLQEVLDEHKISLRRRCERVTEGSDETGSDETGSGTLLNRIYTELYITEGQSEEVNTQHEVRQLETASKMEALHDTPIKCSDIFKASPDQQRRIRVVLTNGVAGVGKTFSVQKFTLDWAESSENQDVRLLVLLSFRELNLIRDEQYSLLRLLHVFHPTLQKVTAEKLAVCKLLFIFDGLDESRLSLDFKNHEVVSDVTQKSSVSVLLTNLIEGKLLPSALVWITSRPAAANQIPPSCVDRVTEVRGFTDAQKEEYFRRRFSDEDLSSRIISHIKTSRSLHIMCLIPVFCWITATVLEHMLTTDQRGELPKTLTDMYSHFLLVQTKRKKQKYVEGRETSPQELTEADREVLLKLGRLAFEQLETGNIMFYQEDLERCGLNVTEASVYSGVCTEIFRRESVIFQKTVYCFVHLSVQEFLAAVYIFNCYTNRNTEVLEDFLKDSKPKSFFFHETPYPSLDDFLRSAMEKSLESKNGHLDLFVRFLHGLSLKSNQRLLGGLLGRTHNSPIIINIAIKNLKNMDRDDVSPDRSINIFHCLMEINDHSVHQEIQEFLKSENRSEKNLSLIHCSALAYMLQMSEEVLDEFNLKKYKTSEEGRLRLIPAVRNCRTAE, encoded by the exons ATGAG aaagacagagggaagtgtttctgtggaggagcagctgtcctGCTGTCCAGTGTTAGTCAGTCAGACcaacactgtacaaa ctgaTAGTGTTCTGCAGGAGGTGttagatgaacataagatcagtctgaggaggagatgtgaacgtgtgactgaaggaagtgatgaaacaggaagtgatgaaacaggaagtggaaccctcctcaacaggatctacactgagctctacatcacagagggacagagtgaagaggttaatacccaacatgaggtgagacaGCTAGAGACAGCTTCCAAGATGGAGGCCCTCCATGACACTCCAATCAAGTgcagcgacatctttaaagcctcacctgaccaacagagacgcatcagagtggttctgaccaacggcgtcgctggcgttggaaaaaccttctcagtgcagaagttcactctggactgggcagagagctccgaaaaccaagatgtccgtctgctggttctgctctcgttcagggagctgaacctgatcagagatgagcagtacagtcttctcaggctgctccatgttttccatccaacattacagaaggtgacagcagagaagctcgctgtctgtaaacttctgttcatctttgacggcctggatgaaagcagactttcactggatttcaagaaccatgaggtcgtgtctgatgtcacacagaagtcatcagtcagcgtcctgctgacaaacctcatcgaggggaagctgcttccctcggctctcgtctggataacttcccgacctgcagcagccaatcagatccctccttcatgtgttgacagggtaacagaagtacgaggcttcactgacgcccagaaggaggagtacttcaggaggaggttcagtgatgaagatctgtccagcagaatcatctcacacatcaagacctccaggagcctccacatcatgtgtctgatcccagtcttctgctggatcactgctacagttctggagcacatgttgactacagaccagagaggagagctgcccaagaccctgactgacatgtactcacacttcctgctggttcagacaaagaggaagaagcagaagtacgttgagggacgtgagacgagtccacaggagctgacggaggctgacagggaagttcttctgaagctggggaggctggcgtttgaacagctggagacaggaaacatcatgttctaccaagaagacctggagcggtgtggtcttaatgtcacagaggcctcggtgtactcaggagtttgtacagagatcttcagaagagagagtgtgatcttccagaaaacagtctactgctttgttcatctgagcgttcaggagtttctggctgcagtctacatctTCAACTGttacaccaacaggaacacagaggtacTGGAGGACTTCCTAAAAGACTCAAAACCAAAGTCTTTCTTTTTCCATGAGACCCCTTACCCATCCCTGGATGACTTCCTGAGGAGCGCCATGGAGAAAtcccttgaaagtaaaaatggccacctggacctgtttgttcgcttccttcatggcctctctctgaagtccaaccagagactcttaggaggtctgctgggtcGGACACACAACAGTCCAATAATCATCAACATTGCCATCAAGAACCTGAAGAATATGGACAGAGATGatgtctctcctgacagaagcatcaacatcttccactgtctgatggagatcaacgaccactcagttcatcaggagatccaagagttcctgaagtcagagaacagatcagagaagaacCTTTCTttgatccactgctcagctctggcctacatgctgcagatgtcagaggaggttctggatgagttcAACCTGAAGAAGTACAAAACATCAGAGGAGGGACGactgagactgattccagctgtgaggaactgcaggacGGCTGAGTGA